From Planococcus halocryophilus, the proteins below share one genomic window:
- a CDS encoding MazG-like family protein yields MTKDKKSTLPAEVFSDMEKQKLVATVQYDVLVERGRQNNKWGWQRHAHGDWLMILTEEVGEVAEAMQQAKGWGKDTDADNLYEELIHVAAVASAIAEQVLEEKRKRNIL; encoded by the coding sequence ATGACGAAAGATAAAAAATCCACTCTGCCCGCTGAAGTGTTCTCTGATATGGAAAAACAGAAACTTGTAGCAACTGTTCAATATGACGTCTTAGTTGAAAGAGGAAGACAGAACAATAAGTGGGGATGGCAGAGACACGCGCATGGTGACTGGCTGATGATTCTCACTGAGGAAGTGGGAGAAGTCGCGGAAGCCATGCAGCAAGCAAAAGGTTGGGGCAAGGATACGGATGCTGACAATCTGTATGAAGAGTTGATTCATGTGGCTGCAGTGGCTTCTGCGATTGCCGAACAGGTGTTAGAAGAAAAAAGAAAAAGAAATATTTTATAA
- a CDS encoding phage scaffolding protein, producing MKREFLKAMGLTDEQIDKIMSEHGTTVNTIKGERDNLATERDSLKDEIKNRDGQITALEKTAGSAEDVQKELQRVKDENAKWESKYAGTLLDAKIQLAVAKDANDANDILFFIKKDGLKLAEDGSVEGLGDQLKSLKETKPYLFNASAQQQETPSPGGDQTPPPPAGFTPGAQQRGNNPKDPDPAALALADIERRHGKQKEESQ from the coding sequence ATGAAAAGAGAATTTCTGAAAGCAATGGGTCTGACTGACGAGCAGATAGATAAAATCATGAGCGAGCATGGCACGACCGTGAATACGATCAAAGGCGAACGCGATAATTTGGCAACGGAACGTGACAGTCTGAAAGACGAAATCAAAAACCGCGATGGTCAGATTACAGCGCTTGAAAAAACGGCAGGCAGTGCAGAAGACGTGCAGAAGGAACTGCAGCGTGTGAAAGATGAAAACGCTAAGTGGGAATCGAAGTACGCCGGAACATTGCTCGATGCGAAGATCCAGTTGGCGGTTGCCAAAGATGCGAATGACGCGAATGATATTCTGTTTTTCATCAAGAAGGACGGCCTAAAGCTTGCTGAGGACGGATCAGTTGAAGGGCTAGGTGACCAATTGAAGTCTTTAAAAGAAACCAAGCCTTATTTATTCAACGCTTCCGCTCAACAGCAAGAAACACCATCACCTGGCGGAGATCAAACCCCGCCACCGCCAGCAGGATTCACGCCAGGCGCCCAGCAACGCGGCAACAACCCGAAAGACCCGGACCCTGCGGCACTGGCTCTTGCAGACATTGAACGCAGACACGGAAAACAGAAGGAGGAATCGCAATGA
- a CDS encoding sigma-70 family RNA polymerase sigma factor, whose product MTVWADELLHEYGIHKKDLERRRDRIDRTDFHQKQDLTQINSMIESMTFSMDWMEIGRQPGTYKGADKRNIYQRQSFASMDFIPDITVQLEEGPKQLYMTAEEKIILADIFAALSFRERQCFILHEASGLSMGKIADEVGLKRRTVQQYIERAREKIKIKVG is encoded by the coding sequence ATGACCGTTTGGGCAGATGAGCTATTACACGAGTACGGTATTCACAAGAAAGACCTGGAGCGTCGTCGTGACCGGATTGATCGCACCGACTTCCATCAGAAACAGGATCTTACACAGATCAACAGCATGATTGAAAGCATGACCTTCTCAATGGATTGGATGGAGATTGGGAGACAGCCCGGGACGTATAAGGGTGCAGACAAGCGGAACATTTATCAGCGGCAATCCTTTGCAAGTATGGACTTTATTCCTGACATTACCGTGCAGTTAGAGGAAGGTCCAAAGCAACTGTATATGACAGCTGAAGAGAAGATTATTCTTGCAGATATTTTTGCTGCTTTATCGTTCCGTGAAAGACAATGTTTCATTTTGCATGAAGCTAGTGGTTTAAGCATGGGCAAAATTGCAGATGAAGTGGGTTTAAAAAGAAGGACAGTACAACAATACATCGAAAGAGCGCGCGAGAAAATAAAAATCAAAGTAGGATGA
- a CDS encoding phage minor capsid protein: MNEEQLLKYFEEIILELSIAIAEKDLTEEEQQAELAEEIQLLFESYGAAILEAIPQLIIEKYFGGVDQATGLLVNAGVAVQATAALTVGGLVAKEYQKKIHLDAVAEILDETLSDLQAAFRTAELNAISNINETVANVKGDIAKGLILGDPRKVMQAKVVKSFSEGGLTSFVTKDNKELPLDFYAMTVTRTKMRDAAVKGSADRYTESGQDLVKIVGNSDLCGVCAKYRNLVVSLSGNTPGYPKVGDNGVKLPPFHPNDRCGIQPFVARFKTTDEIAEVKERNAQYDPEKDNRTAAQKRAYEKEQTARRQANAEKKQFMRWQSALGADAPKTLGAFRRMKRSNSPKFQELQSNYRSLMQTKTVE; encoded by the coding sequence ATGAATGAAGAACAGCTTCTAAAATACTTTGAAGAAATCATCTTGGAACTCTCGATAGCCATTGCAGAAAAGGATTTAACAGAAGAAGAGCAGCAAGCTGAATTGGCTGAAGAAATTCAACTGTTATTTGAAAGCTATGGAGCGGCCATCCTAGAAGCGATTCCTCAACTAATTATCGAGAAGTATTTCGGTGGTGTAGACCAGGCGACAGGGCTTCTGGTGAATGCCGGCGTGGCTGTCCAGGCAACTGCCGCTCTGACTGTTGGCGGACTGGTCGCTAAGGAATATCAGAAGAAAATCCATTTGGATGCTGTTGCGGAGATACTGGATGAAACTTTGTCTGACTTGCAAGCTGCTTTTCGAACCGCTGAATTGAATGCCATCAGCAACATTAACGAAACGGTCGCGAACGTCAAAGGGGATATTGCCAAAGGATTGATTCTGGGTGATCCACGCAAGGTTATGCAGGCGAAGGTAGTGAAGTCCTTCTCAGAAGGCGGCCTTACATCTTTTGTTACGAAAGACAATAAGGAATTACCGCTCGATTTCTATGCGATGACTGTTACCCGGACAAAGATGCGTGATGCCGCTGTCAAAGGTTCTGCTGACCGTTATACAGAATCGGGACAGGACTTGGTGAAGATAGTGGGCAATAGCGATTTGTGCGGCGTGTGTGCGAAATACCGCAATCTTGTTGTCAGTTTATCCGGCAATACGCCGGGCTACCCAAAGGTCGGAGACAACGGAGTAAAGCTTCCTCCATTTCATCCGAATGATCGCTGTGGTATTCAACCTTTTGTAGCGCGCTTTAAAACTACTGATGAAATAGCAGAAGTCAAAGAGCGCAATGCTCAATACGATCCCGAAAAGGATAATCGTACAGCTGCTCAAAAACGAGCGTATGAGAAAGAGCAGACAGCTCGGCGCCAGGCTAATGCAGAAAAGAAACAGTTCATGCGCTGGCAATCGGCTTTAGGAGCGGATGCGCCGAAGACACTCGGAGCCTTCCGAAGAATGAAACGGTCGAACAGTCCGAAGTTCCAAGAGCTGCAGTCGAATTACCGTAGTTTAATGCAGACGAAAACAGTGGAGTAG
- a CDS encoding Rho termination factor N-terminal domain-containing protein, translating to MPMFTANSYLSHKGSLVEPGADVELTEEQAKHLGDKVTPHAAAPEKPLEEKTVAELKAEAKQLEIEGYNDLKKDELVKAISESQK from the coding sequence ATGCCGATGTTTACAGCTAATTCATACCTATCTCACAAAGGGTCTCTAGTAGAACCCGGAGCGGATGTCGAGCTAACAGAAGAGCAAGCCAAACACCTGGGCGATAAAGTGACGCCGCATGCAGCTGCTCCAGAGAAACCGTTAGAAGAAAAGACGGTCGCTGAATTGAAAGCCGAAGCGAAGCAACTCGAAATCGAAGGCTACAACGATCTGAAAAAAGACGAGCTCGTTAAGGCAATCTCTGAATCACAAAAGTAA
- a CDS encoding DnaD domain-containing protein, with protein MSKYRQVQVSFWQDAFVLDLTPEEKYFYIYLMTNSKSSQIGIYELPKRIIETETGYNRETVDKLLQRFVEYGKIEYHEPTKEIYIKNWAKYNWNNSPKVVARVQVELKDVKYEPFVEKYLNVANNIKSDTVSILYARAIDSPEILVRKDKEKDKDKENDKEQQQTEKETKKVVDADAPGKAFRFYEQNISYLVPHIAERISIMIDESSEELVHEALKRSVEANARNKMNFADSILSSWKRQKIVKLADVVAADKEFERRKRGSLNGTTSKHHAESSDEEWDGLSL; from the coding sequence ATGAGCAAGTATAGACAAGTGCAAGTAAGTTTTTGGCAAGACGCTTTTGTATTGGATTTAACGCCAGAGGAAAAGTACTTCTATATCTACTTAATGACAAATAGTAAGTCTTCACAGATTGGCATCTATGAATTACCTAAACGTATTATCGAAACGGAAACGGGTTACAACCGCGAAACAGTTGATAAACTTTTGCAACGATTTGTGGAGTACGGAAAAATTGAATACCACGAACCGACAAAGGAAATTTACATTAAAAATTGGGCGAAATACAACTGGAACAACAGTCCGAAAGTTGTTGCTAGAGTCCAGGTTGAATTGAAAGACGTTAAATACGAACCCTTTGTTGAAAAATACCTGAATGTAGCCAATAACATCAAATCAGATACTGTATCGATACTGTATGCAAGGGCTATTGATAGTCCCGAGATACTTGTACGTAAAGATAAAGAGAAAGATAAGGATAAGGAGAATGATAAAGAACAACAACAAACAGAAAAAGAAACAAAAAAAGTTGTTGATGCTGATGCTCCTGGAAAAGCATTTCGCTTCTATGAACAAAACATCAGTTACTTAGTACCACATATTGCTGAACGAATTTCCATCATGATTGATGAATCATCTGAGGAGTTGGTTCATGAGGCATTGAAACGTTCAGTCGAAGCGAATGCACGGAACAAAATGAATTTTGCTGACAGTATCCTGTCATCTTGGAAAAGACAGAAGATCGTGAAGCTGGCTGATGTGGTAGCTGCAGACAAAGAATTCGAAAGACGAAAGCGAGGGAGCTTGAATGGAACCACTTCAAAACATCATGCAGAATCTAGTGACGAAGAATGGGACGGACTCTCACTCTGA
- a CDS encoding major capsid protein: protein MVVQAPEFQPARLQAYVENLPPARKYLLEALMPDQPVNDLNFSWKVINGAYAPAASITGFNAAAPLRDKKAQEKAFGSVAKLQHSYFFDEVELFAYQKPRTPEEQAQIVDDGLNYTDELVNGVRDTKEFLRAQAIYKGRIEYHNEKDDIHLDIELPVPAGNRTTATTGWDDAAAEPLTDLKAMVKQYQATNQRRRPTGMHITTETEALLLANPQVRIQVYGTNSVGGQIVTSAQLQNVLAANNIPNYEIQDDVMEVNGEAVQLLEDGMVVMFGAGLGFTAIGPAAERGFTPGIFAYTQEKMNPPSEEIIVGQLAFPAFQRPSSVVTLSV from the coding sequence ATGGTAGTACAAGCACCTGAGTTTCAACCTGCACGCTTGCAGGCATACGTAGAAAATTTACCACCAGCACGCAAATATTTACTTGAGGCGTTAATGCCGGATCAACCCGTGAATGACCTGAATTTCTCATGGAAGGTTATCAATGGCGCTTATGCACCAGCCGCATCCATTACTGGATTTAACGCTGCCGCTCCATTGCGCGATAAAAAAGCGCAAGAAAAAGCATTCGGATCAGTAGCAAAACTGCAGCATTCTTACTTCTTCGATGAAGTAGAATTGTTCGCATACCAAAAGCCACGTACCCCGGAAGAACAAGCTCAGATCGTGGACGACGGTTTGAATTACACGGATGAACTGGTAAACGGCGTTCGAGATACAAAAGAATTCCTTCGCGCTCAAGCGATTTATAAGGGCCGCATCGAATACCACAATGAAAAAGATGACATTCATTTGGATATCGAACTGCCGGTGCCTGCAGGAAATCGCACGACAGCAACTACAGGCTGGGATGATGCAGCTGCTGAGCCGCTAACTGATTTGAAAGCGATGGTGAAGCAATACCAGGCAACGAATCAGCGTCGCCGTCCAACCGGTATGCACATTACTACTGAAACTGAAGCATTGCTTTTGGCCAATCCTCAAGTACGCATCCAAGTGTACGGAACAAATTCGGTAGGTGGACAGATCGTAACTTCAGCGCAATTGCAAAATGTTCTAGCAGCTAACAATATTCCAAATTACGAGATTCAGGATGACGTTATGGAAGTAAATGGTGAGGCTGTTCAGCTTCTAGAAGATGGAATGGTCGTAATGTTTGGAGCGGGCCTTGGCTTTACTGCAATTGGACCAGCTGCCGAGCGCGGATTCACTCCTGGCATCTTTGCATATACACAAGAAAAAATGAACCCGCCAAGCGAAGAAATCATCGTCGGACAATTGGCATTCCCTGCTTTCCAGCGTCCGTCATCAGTTGTAACACTAAGCGTCTAA
- a CDS encoding XtrA/YqaO family protein, producing MEPVEISETGELKLDIMELPINCVLIISEGKAKIAALPSHAETSIVTYKGKVKRVNFDEGEDF from the coding sequence ATGGAACCGGTAGAAATTTCCGAGACAGGGGAGCTAAAGTTGGATATAATGGAATTACCCATAAATTGTGTGTTAATCATCTCGGAGGGTAAAGCGAAAATAGCTGCACTTCCCTCACATGCCGAAACTAGCATTGTGACTTACAAAGGGAAAGTTAAGCGTGTGAATTTTGATGAGGGGGAAGATTTTTGA
- the ssb gene encoding single-stranded DNA-binding protein, whose amino-acid sequence MINRVIMVGRLTKDPDLKYTASGAAVARFTLAVNRNFSNTNGEKETDFINCTVWRKQAENTANFLKKGSLAGVEGRIQTGSYEGQDGKRVYTTEVVCDSVQFLEPKNTQAARNEASPATGDKEPVNAPEEHTGNPEDDLPF is encoded by the coding sequence TTGATCAACCGAGTAATAATGGTCGGAAGACTAACAAAAGATCCAGACTTAAAGTACACCGCTTCAGGAGCTGCAGTAGCCAGGTTCACATTGGCAGTCAATCGAAACTTCTCCAATACAAACGGAGAAAAGGAAACAGACTTCATCAATTGCACGGTCTGGCGAAAACAAGCCGAAAACACAGCAAACTTCTTAAAAAAAGGAAGTCTTGCTGGCGTCGAAGGCAGGATTCAAACCGGCAGCTATGAAGGACAGGATGGCAAGCGGGTTTATACGACTGAAGTTGTTTGTGACAGCGTGCAATTCCTTGAACCTAAAAACACACAGGCGGCTAGAAATGAAGCTTCTCCAGCTACTGGCGATAAAGAACCGGTCAATGCGCCGGAAGAGCACACAGGCAATCCAGAGGACGATTTGCCGTTCTAA
- a CDS encoding RusA family crossover junction endodeoxyribonuclease, with protein METISFEIMGDPVAQGRPRAGKSFSGKTVLYDPAKSRDFKQYVKVVASQYKPKELITGPIHLELTFYQPTPKKYHTKPKQALIEAGLLLPVTKPDVDNLAKGVKDGLTKIIWQDDSQVVSMMVRKLYSMTPRVEVNVIY; from the coding sequence TTGGAGACAATCAGCTTTGAAATCATGGGAGATCCAGTAGCCCAGGGGAGACCGAGAGCCGGAAAGAGTTTTTCCGGCAAGACGGTTCTCTACGATCCGGCGAAGTCTAGGGACTTCAAACAATATGTGAAGGTCGTAGCATCGCAATATAAACCAAAGGAGCTTATTACAGGGCCGATACACTTAGAACTGACCTTTTATCAGCCGACACCAAAGAAATATCATACTAAGCCCAAACAGGCGTTAATTGAAGCCGGGTTGTTGCTGCCGGTTACGAAACCCGACGTTGATAATCTAGCCAAAGGTGTGAAGGATGGCCTCACGAAGATTATTTGGCAGGATGATAGCCAGGTGGTCAGCATGATGGTCCGGAAGCTTTATAGCATGACGCCGAGGGTTGAAGTGAACGTTATTTATTAA
- a CDS encoding DUF5677 domain-containing protein — protein sequence MFNVVLRESNKISDKVFDEFQGRADNNEFELHDGVIIGLFEDLIAKINSLKVLIDAKCYDSHDIISRSIFEAHVYLKYILSQDTKERGSAYAKSAKLSEFKLYDKLIEESKVGKDLRESLGMSIDDLKNGDLSVSDEAHRSEVTNDYLNLLNTSSAKTLWYNADGKTGSFEQLCIKQGLRNEYEILYRIFSRDVHSNNALSRLKISNNMVQVGNFNIDPKLNTNMSAIFLVESSRSVMEYYKLKQPLRSFNTMLKINHLI from the coding sequence ATGTTCAATGTGGTTTTAAGAGAATCAAACAAAATTTCCGATAAAGTTTTCGATGAGTTTCAGGGTAGAGCAGACAATAATGAATTTGAGCTACATGATGGTGTCATAATCGGTTTATTTGAAGATTTGATAGCAAAAATTAATTCTTTAAAGGTATTAATTGATGCCAAGTGCTATGATTCTCATGATATTATTTCCCGTTCTATATTTGAAGCCCATGTTTACTTAAAATATATATTGAGTCAGGACACTAAAGAAAGAGGGAGTGCATATGCTAAGTCCGCTAAATTAAGCGAATTTAAGTTATATGATAAATTAATTGAAGAATCCAAAGTTGGCAAGGACCTTAGAGAATCATTGGGTATGTCAATTGATGATTTAAAAAATGGTGATTTGTCTGTTTCAGATGAAGCTCATCGCTCCGAAGTTACCAATGACTACTTGAATCTTTTAAACACTTCTAGTGCTAAAACATTATGGTATAACGCAGATGGAAAAACAGGCAGTTTCGAGCAACTATGCATTAAGCAAGGCCTTAGAAATGAATATGAAATACTATATAGAATCTTCTCTAGAGACGTTCATTCAAATAATGCATTATCGCGTTTAAAAATTTCTAATAATATGGTGCAGGTCGGAAATTTTAATATCGATCCTAAATTGAACACTAATATGTCTGCAATATTTCTCGTGGAAAGCTCAAGGTCAGTAATGGAATATTACAAATTAAAACAACCTTTAAGGTCTTTTAATACAATGCTTAAAATCAATCATCTAATCTAA
- a CDS encoding MBL fold metallo-hydrolase: MIEIKTLATGSKGNCYYITDGYTPLLLEAGIKFRDIQRKLNFQTRDIKGCLITHEHKDHCMGVPDVLKAGITCYLSKGTKDELGIEHHRLKVVENKKQFQIGTWTILPFDVQHDVSEPFGFLLVNSAGDKLLFATDTYYIKYRFKDITHLMVECNYSQKILDENILSGRTPKVLRKRLMRSHFSLENVKEFLKANDLSKLQEIWLLHLSDSNSNEEQFRQEVAELTGKMIYIP; this comes from the coding sequence ATGATTGAAATCAAAACACTTGCAACCGGTTCGAAGGGGAACTGCTACTACATCACAGATGGCTATACGCCCCTTCTCCTGGAAGCAGGAATCAAGTTTCGCGACATTCAACGGAAGTTAAACTTCCAGACACGGGATATTAAAGGCTGTTTGATAACACACGAACATAAAGATCACTGTATGGGTGTTCCTGACGTTTTAAAAGCTGGCATCACCTGTTACTTATCTAAAGGCACAAAAGACGAATTAGGCATTGAACATCATCGATTAAAAGTTGTTGAAAACAAGAAACAGTTTCAAATCGGAACGTGGACCATCTTGCCATTTGATGTACAGCATGACGTGTCAGAACCGTTTGGCTTTTTGCTAGTGAATAGTGCAGGAGATAAATTACTTTTCGCTACAGACACCTATTACATTAAATATCGGTTTAAAGACATCACGCATTTAATGGTCGAGTGCAACTACTCACAAAAGATATTGGACGAAAACATTCTATCGGGAAGAACGCCAAAAGTTTTGAGGAAACGATTGATGCGATCCCACTTCTCTTTAGAGAACGTAAAAGAGTTTTTAAAAGCAAATGACTTATCGAAGCTGCAGGAAATATGGCTGCTTCACTTATCGGATTCCAACAGTAACGAGGAACAGTTTCGCCAAGAGGTGGCAGAACTGACTGGGAAGATGATTTATATACCGTAA
- a CDS encoding PBSX family phage terminase large subunit yields the protein MQRKLSEFIPQHFHPVWRASLAKEILNIVCKGGRGSGKSSDIAHAIIQLLMRMAVNAVGIRKVDNTLELSVFEQMKWAIEEQGVSYLFKINKSPMRITYIPRGNYMVFRGAQEPERIKGLKSANFPFALVWIEELAEFKTEEEVTTITNSLLRGELADGLFYKFFFSYNPPKRKQSWVNKKYESQFQPANTFVHHSTYLDNPFISKQFIDEAQNTKNKNQRRYEWEYEGKAVGSGVVPFDNLQFRKITDDEIKQFDNIRQGIDWGYATDPFAFVRLHYDKKRRTLYLLDELYKVKMSNREAAEWIKAKRYTDVEIVADSSEPKSISEMKNDNGIRRIRGAKKGPGSVEYGEKWLDDLDAIVIDPSRTPNAAREFESIDYQTDRDGNPKPKLEDKDNHIIDCIRYAQESDMENKRAGISGSTAW from the coding sequence ATGCAACGTAAACTATCGGAATTCATTCCGCAACATTTTCATCCGGTTTGGAGAGCGTCATTAGCAAAAGAGATACTAAACATCGTCTGTAAAGGTGGACGTGGTTCTGGAAAGTCTTCGGACATTGCACATGCAATTATTCAACTCCTTATGAGAATGGCTGTAAATGCTGTGGGCATCCGGAAGGTAGACAATACATTGGAGCTTTCCGTGTTTGAACAAATGAAGTGGGCCATTGAAGAACAAGGAGTTTCGTATCTTTTTAAAATCAATAAGTCTCCGATGCGGATCACTTACATACCTAGAGGCAATTACATGGTATTCAGAGGCGCCCAGGAACCAGAACGGATTAAAGGATTAAAGTCAGCGAACTTTCCTTTTGCGCTTGTTTGGATTGAAGAGTTGGCTGAGTTTAAAACAGAAGAAGAAGTGACGACCATCACCAACTCCTTATTACGGGGAGAATTGGCAGATGGTCTTTTTTATAAGTTCTTCTTCAGTTACAACCCGCCAAAACGCAAACAATCTTGGGTCAATAAGAAATACGAATCGCAGTTTCAGCCCGCAAATACATTCGTACATCATTCAACTTACCTGGACAACCCGTTCATTTCCAAACAGTTTATCGACGAAGCCCAGAACACTAAGAATAAGAATCAAAGGCGTTATGAATGGGAGTATGAAGGCAAAGCTGTAGGTTCTGGGGTAGTGCCGTTTGATAATCTTCAATTCCGTAAAATCACTGATGATGAAATAAAGCAGTTCGACAATATCCGGCAAGGGATTGACTGGGGATATGCAACAGATCCGTTTGCTTTTGTGCGTCTGCATTATGACAAGAAAAGACGAACGCTTTACCTCCTTGATGAACTGTACAAAGTAAAAATGTCAAATCGGGAAGCAGCTGAATGGATTAAAGCAAAACGATATACAGATGTCGAAATCGTTGCCGATAGTTCAGAGCCAAAATCGATTAGTGAAATGAAAAACGATAATGGAATACGGCGCATCCGGGGAGCTAAGAAGGGTCCTGGCAGTGTGGAGTATGGGGAAAAATGGCTGGACGACTTAGATGCCATCGTCATTGATCCGTCACGTACACCGAATGCAGCAAGAGAGTTTGAAAGCATCGACTACCAAACGGATCGCGACGGAAATCCAAAGCCGAAGCTTGAAGACAAAGACAATCACATTATTGACTGTATCCGTTATGCGCAAGAATCGGATATGGAAAACAAAAGAGCGGGTATCAGCGGATCCACCGCATGGTGA
- a CDS encoding terminase small subunit: MVKFTEKQQRFIDEYLVDLNATQSAIRAGYSERTASAQASRLLTNVNIRARIEELKKTRADRLNLDAYWVLKRLMDISDRSMQAEPVMQWDYEEQQLVPSGEYQFDSSGANRSTELIGKHLGMFKETIKHEGELNVTFVDDIGREEDAT, from the coding sequence ATGGTGAAGTTTACCGAAAAACAGCAACGATTCATTGATGAGTATCTAGTGGACTTGAATGCTACTCAGTCAGCGATTCGAGCAGGCTACAGTGAGCGAACAGCAAGTGCTCAAGCAAGTCGATTGTTAACGAATGTTAATATCCGCGCACGTATTGAGGAACTCAAGAAAACACGTGCAGATCGATTAAATTTAGATGCTTATTGGGTACTAAAAAGGTTAATGGATATCTCAGATAGATCAATGCAAGCTGAACCAGTCATGCAATGGGATTACGAAGAGCAGCAGTTAGTTCCATCAGGAGAATATCAATTCGACAGCAGCGGAGCCAATAGATCCACTGAATTAATCGGCAAGCATCTTGGCATGTTCAAAGAAACCATTAAACACGAGGGTGAATTGAACGTGACGTTTGTTGATGACATTGGACGTGAAGAAGATGCAACGTAA
- a CDS encoding ATP-binding protein, which yields MTKNGTDSHSEGVECPHCKEIVPPLEIEVLGHTRWVQPVCKCEADVQKAELEIYKNAQREREVRELFSISELGERFEESDFANFSTRPGAEKAEKITRYYADHFKEFGLESILLWGVPGNGKSHLAAAVHNQLHKEGKVVVFVSMPDLLKKIKNTFDKGNTDSEEKILKALNICDLLIIDDIGAEKTSDWVQEIVFLIIDNRYRRNKPIMATSNLEPKFLEGQIGKRSYDRILEISQPIENKATSYRRQVAKGRLSKFDHLLIN from the coding sequence GTGACGAAGAATGGGACGGACTCTCACTCTGAAGGGGTTGAATGTCCACATTGCAAAGAGATTGTCCCACCACTAGAAATTGAAGTCTTGGGACATACGCGATGGGTACAGCCCGTTTGTAAATGTGAAGCGGATGTTCAGAAAGCCGAGCTTGAGATCTATAAGAATGCACAGCGTGAACGTGAAGTGCGAGAGTTGTTTTCGATTAGCGAATTGGGCGAACGGTTTGAGGAATCTGATTTCGCCAACTTTTCTACACGTCCAGGTGCTGAAAAAGCTGAAAAGATTACACGCTACTACGCAGATCACTTTAAAGAGTTTGGGCTTGAATCCATCTTGTTATGGGGTGTGCCAGGGAATGGGAAATCTCACTTAGCTGCAGCTGTTCATAATCAATTGCACAAAGAGGGAAAAGTTGTTGTGTTCGTTTCGATGCCGGATCTGTTAAAGAAAATCAAGAATACCTTCGACAAAGGCAATACCGACAGCGAAGAGAAAATCTTGAAGGCTTTGAACATCTGCGATTTGCTTATCATTGACGACATCGGCGCAGAAAAAACAAGCGATTGGGTGCAGGAAATCGTGTTTCTGATTATCGACAATCGATACCGCCGCAACAAACCGATTATGGCCACTTCCAACTTGGAGCCCAAATTTTTAGAAGGACAGATTGGTAAACGATCTTATGACCGCATCTTAGAAATTTCACAGCCTATTGAAAACAAGGCTACTAGTTACCGTAGACAAGTAGCAAAAGGGCGATTGTCCAAGTTTGATCATCTACTCATCAATTAG